The Populus alba chromosome 6, ASM523922v2, whole genome shotgun sequence genome contains a region encoding:
- the LOC118048027 gene encoding strigolactone esterase D14 encodes MVVPEKGLSAALNAKVTGSGNEAIILAHGFGGDQSVWDKIVPRLAKHCRVLVFDWIFSGAIKDPSLFDPVKYSSYDAFANDLISLMDELDLKSSVLVGHSMSGMIGCIASIKRPDLFKKLILVAASPRYINADDYEGGFNNSEVEDIISNIESNFYNWAQAFASVVVDASDPPSVDMFSKCLQRMRPEFAVPVAKTVFYCDERDMLEKVLTPCIIVQTTRDIVVPNSVAYYMQEKIKGKSTVEIIETDGHFPHLTAHQRLLDVLIAAMSLNEPKNISS; translated from the exons ATGGTGGTGCCGGAAAAGGGTCTTTCAGCAGCCTTGAATGCAAAAGTTACAGGCTCCGGCAACGAAGCCATAATTCTTGCACATGGGTTTGGAGGAGACCAGTCTGTATGGGATAAAATCGTTCCCCGCTTGGCTAAGCACTGTCGGGTACTTGTTTTTGACTGGATCTTTTCTGGTGCTATAAAAGATCCAAGTCTCTTCGACCCTGTTAAGTACTCATCATATGATGCTTTTGCAAATGACTTGATCAGTCTCATGGATGAGCTGGACTTGAAATCATCTGTTCTTGTAGGCCACTCCATGTCTGGTATGATTGGATGCATCGCTTCCATTAAAAGGCCTGATCTTTTTAAGAAGCTCATACTTGTTGCAGCTTCTCCCAG GTACATCAATGCTGATGATTATGAAGGAGGTTTCAATAACTCGGAGGTTGAGGATATCATTTCAAACATAGAATCCAACTTCTACAACTGGGCGCAAGCCTTTGCTTCTGTTGTTGTCGATGCAAGCGATCCTCCCTCGGTTGACATGTTCTCAAAATGCTTGCAAAGAATGAGACCTGAGTTTGCCGTCCCTGTAGCCAAAACTGTTTTCTACTGTGATGAAAGGGACATGCTTGAGAAGGTTTTGACACCATGCATTATAGTCCAGACCACTAGAGACATTGTGGtgccaaattcagttgcttaCTACATGCAGGAGAAGATCAAAGGGAAATCTACGGTTGAGATCATTGAAACTGATGGGCATTTTCCGCATCTAACTGCACACCAGCGGCTCCTTGACGTGCTTATTGCGGCCATGAGCTTAAATGAGCCTAAAAATATCTCCTCGTGA